The Malus domestica chromosome 17, GDT2T_hap1 genome contains the following window.
TCGCCTCCTTCTACTGTTCTGATGGTGTTTTATCGTCTTTCTTTGTTGGCATTGAAAGTTTACCTTTGATGTTCCTCAGTTGGTGGATACGGTTCTTGGTTCTGGCTGCTTTTTTCTTTGGTTGAGTTTTTAAAggcaactttttattttctttgtgcaTCTTCATTATTGTGAAATTAGGGGTTAGATTTGTTCTTCTTTTGGGACTTTTTTGTAtatgctctttttttttatgaccCTTGTCTTTTGTTGGTGTTAACAGTATATTGGTTGATCCAATCCAAACAGCGAAGTGGTGATTTACATGGTTGTTGTAGCAATCAATAGACAAACTTCAATTGGGCTATCATGTGCTTTGCTTGAACATCTTTGTGACCTACTAGCGACCTATACTTAAGTTTATCTTGTACATTTTCTTGAAGTTTATGTTTGACCAAAAAGAAAACTTGACAAATTTGAAAACACAAAGACCAATTGTAAAGCTGAACCAAACATGTGGAGAGAAAAAGTATTCAACCTTACACAAGGATCTAACTGCAAATATCAAGCACTAAATCCGAAATTAACACAAACTCAAGGCCCAACACTGCAATTCCGCCTTCATTAACACCTTCGCaaaactctccctctctctcataaGTTTTGACTTGGTTttctcagagagagagaaagagagggagagaaaacaATGAAGGGAGCTGATGCCGCGCTCTACAATCCTCGAACGGTCGAGGAGGTTTTCAGAGATTTCAAGGGCCGCAGATCTGGAATGATCAAGGCTCTCACTTCTGGTAATTTCCTTTTTGTCTTTATCTATTTTACTTCGAATCTTTCATTTGTGTAAActttttaaattactaatttaagTTCAAATTTAGTCCTGGAGGAAACCCAGAGGGGaaattggtgtttttttttactgATTAGTGGGattatttggtttgggatttggaaACTAGACCTCTAATTTGGTCCTCCCCttgttttttttagttgaaTTGACAAGAAATGGATAATATTTTTTACTGGGTTTAGCTTCTGTGTTTGGTTTGAGAGCAAATTCAGAATGCTAAAAGGCCGTAAAGTTTCAATATTCACGTTTaatgttgttttgggtttggattaattttgtttgtttcataTTAGAAATTGAGTGATAGGGAATTGGCACTTTTCTCCCTTTAGAATAGGGTTTAGCTcagttcttattttctttttggtttccGAGAAAACTGAGGAAGGAAAGGATAGAAGATTAGTGAATTCACTGAATTGAGGGCTTTAAGTTCATTTATGATTGAAGTTATTCCCTTTTCTTTCATTTCTGTTATGTGCTTTTGAGTTTCGAGCAGGTTGAGGATGGTAAAATCAATTATTTTGGGTTTGGAattctactttggttttcagCTTTAGTGCTTGGGAGAAGCGAAAATGTGATTTCATGTATGGTGGTTGTGTTTGTCGATGATTTGGAAGTAATTTCAGACTAGTTCGTGTTTTATGTTTTGTTCTCTAACACATTTGTCTCTGCAATGTATTTAGTGTTTCTTGTATTGGGAGTGAAAAGAGGAATGCAGGAAAATATGTTTCTGAATTTGACGTTTTACTTTGTCTTGTGTAACGGGGAAAAATGTTTAGCTTTTGTGAGAAAGCTGAAAAAGGATTAAAAACCTCTTCAGAACTGTTTGTTTGTTCATGCAATCTCTGTTTACTTGTCAAAAGAGTTGAGTAGAACAGAAGTGCTTTTGGCTTTATAGTTTTTCGGCCGCATCTTTTTTGACTGAGAAAAGAAAATGCAGGTTTTTCCAGTTTGTGCGAAAATGAAGCTTTCTTAACTGGAGCAAATATTTGTTCATTAATTTGTTGGAGGACGACTTACCTTTACAGGTTTCAAGAACTCATGAACCAAAAAGTGaatgaatatattttttgtttgtttttgttttatagaAGTGAACTTCTATTTTGGAAGTGAAGAAGCTTAGGGATACAGAAAACCAAAATGTTACGAACTAGATTTGAGTACAGTCGGACTAGATTAACATCTTGTGATTCGTTGAATGGAGAGCCAAGACAAAAGTACATCCCGTTCTGCATgagttttgtaatttttttcatataatggatcattagttttatttttttaagggaTTTTGAAAATTGTGTTGGACCTGTAGTAGTTTTCATTCAGagctactttttttttgtttgactgtcgattgatttatatgatttcaatttttgttgCAGATGTTGAAAAATTCTTTCAGATGTGTGATCCTGGTAAGTTTTCTATGCCTTATAAATTTCTTTCATGAATGTGGCATTTAACATGCGATCTATGTATGAACTGTTCCTTTGTTTCTTGGAGTTGTAAATGGAGATCTGCAACAAATTTGGAACTTACCTAGGTTGTCACTACATCTTTCCCACTACTTTCAGGAATATATTGTATTGGTCATCTAATTAGCTGTATGCAACAAGGCTCTTTATAGAAGCCTTTCTTCAAATAAGTTAATGGAGTTGCTCAGTCTGTCActtgttgaaaaaaaagaagttaaaaTGACTTTAGCATTTGCAGGATTATCTTTGGTCAATAATTTGGATTTTGGAATTCGCAAATGAATCATGTTGTTTCATTCTAATGGGTGAAATAATGTATAAAGGGAAATAGCTAATTAAAGATTTTAGAGAGAACTAAGAAGAaactctcttcttttctttgtgtGCACATGCTGTGGTTTGTCCAAGTGATTGTTTGAATAGAAATTTGTGCCATCCATGCTTGTGCTGTGTTATGagttatatttaattttcttaagagCAGTACTCCAAGGAGAATTAACTGCCATTTACAGTTTAAATATGTTGCATTCTGGACAAGGCTTTTGTGATATGGAGATGACAATgatgatttatttttttgttatgatATAGTGTTCCTGTTCTTTTTTCTGTCCTTGTGCACTTTTGTTTTAATGGTTTTGTATGGTTTCCATGAATCACTGGTAATTCTTTACCTTGAACGGGTAATACCTTCATTTGTGTTCAAGGCCTTAATAAAATTGACCAGTGATACTTTACTGTTCAGATCTGTTTGGAAATTAAAGCTGTGTATTTAATAGGGTTTCCTACTCAATTGTCATTTTTTTCGTTGTTACTTCCTATTTGTGGCTATGTTTATGCTGTCTGTTTCAACCATCTTTATGAGCTATTTTCTACTTATAGAGAAGGAGAATCTCTCCTTGTATGGATATCCTAGTGAGCAGTGGGAAGTCAACCTACCTGCTGAAGAAGTGCCTCCTGAATTGCCAGAGCCTGCTCTGGGTATCAACTTTGCAAGAGATGGCATGGCAGAAAAAGACTGGCTATCTTTGGTTGCTGTTCATAGTGATGCCTGGCTAGTTTCTGTTGCCTTCTACTTTGGTGCCAGATTTGGGTTTGACAAGGCTGACAGGTAAGTTGCATCCGCTCTGTATACAGTTTCTCATGATCGGATGCTGATGACTGAATAAAGTTCATTTTGTGTTTGCAAATGTATTTCTCTCTGAAGTTATTGATAGATAATCATCGCTGTATCTTTCTCAGTGTATTTCCTTCCGAATGGAATGCTGAATTGGTAGTTGGTAGATGTATTTACATAagttgattttatttttgtttgttttaatattttcattGCCTTTGTAATTTCAGTATGATAGTGAACTATACTAAAACAGATGCTAGCCACTCCCTTTTTCTTATATTCGATTaggttttctgttttgtttaaATTAAGCTGGTTTTCAATTGCTTTTGTTTCCATTTCTAAAATCAAACTCTTTCAGTGTTCCATGTGGTTTTGGGCTTCTGTTCCATGTATTGTTGTTTCCTTTTTGCTGCAGGAAGCGActttttaatatgattaatgaACTGCCAACAATATTTGAAGTTGTGACTGGTACTGCAAAAAAACAAGCAAAGGAGAAGTCATCTTCAAATCATGGCAGCAACAAATCCAAGTCAAACTCCAAAGCGGTAAAAAATTTACATTCCATTTGTACTTAACACTTCAAGAAAATTACATATAAGGGTACCGTATTTATGGGGAGCCTAGGTTTATGGCTACTGTCTATATGTTGTTGCCCATCAGGGAAGGTCACATTGACTACCTTTTCTTGTTCGGTGGCTGATATAACTTGTTTCTACATGTATCTGTTTCTGGCTTTCCCTTTATGTCCGAAAGAGAATTTTGGTAACGTAGATATGTAGCCTCAATCAAAGATGCATTATCCCCTATTCAAGCGCAAAGTTCTTTTATCATTTGTGAATTAAAATATGAATCTGTTCGTGGCTCAGTGGCGGTGTGACTGGTATTGACCTTCTATTATATTCCCTGTTTCGCAATTTAAGCATGGTTTCATTATTGTAGCAGCTGTGGATGTTATTTGAATAGGTGTTACTGACATGAAACAATTTCATTATCCATTTTTGCGACAAAAAAGCAGCGAGGGTCCGAATCTCAAGGAAGACATTCGGAAGTATTGCAGCCTAAAGACGAAGATGAGGGCTTGGatgaagaggaggaggatgaaCGTGAAGAGACATGTGGAGCATGTGGTGGAGGCGGACCATCCTCATTGGACGAACCCTGGATTTTCTGTGATTTTTGTGAGACGTGGTTCCACATGAAGTGCGTGAAGATGACCCCTGCACGAGCAAAACAGATCAAGCAGTACAAATGCCCTTCATGCAGCAACAAGAGAGCCCGGCCTGATTAATTGGAAACGTCCCCCGATAGTTGGATAAATACTGTCCAAGTTTATTCTTGAAAGTCCGATCTGTTTAAGACCATTTGTTGTAATGCTGCTTTCATAGTTTGCTTGTGGTGGCTATCTTCCTAAACATGCTTTCCATTTCCAGGATGCTACTACTTtagagagagatttttcaattgtTTGTTCCTATGAAACATGTGTCACTCTTTTCATATATTTATCCAAGTAATTTTAGTGTGTTGAATACTTTTTATTTACATCTCCAAATGCATTATATTACTGCTAATAGTTATACAGGATTTTATTTGATGAAAGAATCTTGTTCCTTGGGGAAATAATTGGGTGACCCTTACGTCGCTAACGGATCAAGCAGTACAAATGCCCTTCATGCAGCAACAAGATAACAACATACCTTCTAATTCCTGAGAAAACTTTGTATATATGATTTTAAGTGAGAACTAGTTGAAGGATCTCTGATACACAAAGTGGCCGGGAGAGTAATAACGAAATGGTTCGTGCCTCATTTTCTCAATCATAAATATAGAAGATGAGATCATCCACAGGGCCACAACCCAAAGTTTAACAAACATAACAGAATAAATAACGAAACTGTAAAATCTCACACAATGCACGAGGAATTGGTTCTGTGAATCACTTCAAGAATAGTCTAATCCCCATAGGCTAAGGTGTATGATTATCTACGCACTTCTTATGAATACAAATATTTTAATCACTGATATATGAAAATCATGTATCAAAGAAAACCCTCGGAAGCAC
Protein-coding sequences here:
- the ALF3 gene encoding PHD finger protein ALFIN-LIKE 4-like isoform X1 yields the protein MKGADAALYNPRTVEEVFRDFKGRRSGMIKALTSDVEKFFQMCDPEKENLSLYGYPSEQWEVNLPAEEVPPELPEPALGINFARDGMAEKDWLSLVAVHSDAWLVSVAFYFGARFGFDKADRKRLFNMINELPTIFEVVTGTAKKQAKEKSSSNHGSNKSKSNSKARGSESQGRHSEVLQPKDEDEGLDEEEEDEREETCGACGGGGPSSLDEPWIFCDFCETWFHMKCVKMTPARAKQIKQYKCPSCSNKRARPD
- the ALF3 gene encoding PHD finger protein ALFIN-LIKE 4-like (The RefSeq protein has 1 substitution compared to this genomic sequence), translated to MKGADVALYNPRTVEEVFRDFKGRRSGMIKALTSDVEKFFQMCDPEKENLSLYGYPSEQWEVNLPAEEVPPELPEPALGINFARDGMAEKDWLSLVAVHSDAWLVSVAFYFGARFGFDKADRKRLFNMINELPTIFEVVTGTAKKQAKEKSSSNHGSNKSKSNSKAQRGSESQGRHSEVLQPKDEDEGLDEEEEDEREETCGACGGGGPSSLDEPWIFCDFCETWFHMKCVKMTPARAKQIKQYKCPSCSNKRARPD